Proteins from a single region of Haloarchaeobius litoreus:
- a CDS encoding DUF7342 family protein, producing MSESSRDGVQSWTESMSARDRIRAVAETLREPRSVNWISEQADAAWSTTNEELQGLVDQGQLRRVEAGETTRYQPDYTRLLFEEIRTLIEENTREELRNELAAITEEIEAWQATYDVETWEELEQSLADGELASGELHERRDVITRWEENLEDRRLIKHALTLYSDVEAAREQRINVADRDTNYFS from the coding sequence ATGTCCGAATCCTCGCGAGATGGGGTCCAGTCGTGGACTGAGTCGATGAGCGCCCGCGACCGTATTCGAGCGGTCGCCGAGACGCTTCGCGAACCGCGATCGGTCAACTGGATCAGCGAGCAGGCCGACGCCGCCTGGAGTACGACCAACGAGGAACTCCAGGGTCTTGTCGACCAGGGCCAGCTGCGCCGTGTCGAGGCCGGCGAGACCACGCGCTACCAGCCGGACTACACGCGCTTGCTCTTCGAGGAAATCCGCACGCTCATCGAGGAGAACACCCGCGAGGAGCTGCGGAACGAATTGGCCGCGATTACCGAGGAGATCGAGGCGTGGCAGGCGACTTACGACGTCGAGACGTGGGAGGAGCTCGAACAGTCGCTCGCCGACGGCGAACTCGCAAGTGGCGAACTTCACGAACGCCGTGACGTGATTACGCGCTGGGAAGAGAATCTGGAAGACCGACGGCTCATCAAGCACGCGTTGACGCTCTACTCCGACGTCGAAGCCGCTCGCGAACAGCGGATCAACGTGGCTGACCGCGACACAAACTACTTCTCGTAA
- a CDS encoding SWIM zinc finger family protein — protein MELNEDTVRDVCTDAVFERGERYLADGRIHEINRVDSTVTAVVSGSRQYDVRVGLATDGFAPWCDCPYDGSGACKHVVAVLLRCVDDPLPDEGDQLDAALDGADADELRAFLRDELATDANLRDRFLARVGEPTRQSVDELRTSIDRRFEETNPEYHVVFEPIDFTEWFDLANEYREQGRYASAATVYRALVESLDDNMERVDGVYDHFSSAFRRALDGYVDCVAAAERDAAAVTDAVAFLDDRAMSGTPFLAEHFEKAAVDLREKADEQSCE, from the coding sequence ATGGAGTTAAATGAGGACACGGTTCGAGATGTCTGCACGGACGCGGTCTTCGAACGTGGCGAACGATACCTCGCGGATGGTCGTATCCACGAGATTAACCGCGTCGACAGCACCGTCACCGCCGTCGTGAGCGGCAGCCGTCAGTACGATGTTCGTGTTGGCCTCGCCACCGACGGGTTTGCCCCGTGGTGCGATTGTCCGTACGACGGGTCGGGAGCGTGCAAGCACGTCGTCGCCGTGTTGCTCCGGTGTGTTGACGACCCACTGCCAGATGAAGGCGATCAACTCGACGCCGCACTTGACGGCGCCGACGCAGACGAACTCCGCGCGTTCCTGCGTGACGAACTCGCGACCGATGCGAATCTCCGCGATCGGTTTCTCGCCCGAGTCGGCGAGCCGACGAGACAGTCAGTCGACGAGCTTCGCACCTCGATCGACAGGCGGTTCGAAGAGACGAACCCTGAGTACCACGTCGTCTTCGAGCCCATCGACTTCACGGAGTGGTTCGATCTCGCGAACGAGTACCGCGAACAGGGGCGGTACGCGTCGGCGGCGACCGTCTATCGGGCCCTCGTCGAGTCGCTCGACGACAACATGGAGCGCGTCGACGGCGTCTACGACCACTTCTCGAGTGCGTTCAGACGGGCACTCGACGGGTACGTCGACTGTGTCGCGGCCGCGGAGCGTGACGCTGCTGCCGTCACTGACGCCGTCGCGTTCCTCGACGATCGGGCGATGTCGGGAACGCCGTTCCTCGCGGAACACTTCGAGAAGGCCGCGGTCGACCTCCGGGAAAAGGCGGATGAGCAGTCCTGCGAGTAG
- a CDS encoding AbrB/MazE/SpoVT family DNA-binding domain-containing protein, with protein sequence MSSDRIDAESKVSGNQANIPARIRRELEIDDGDQLRWQVEDDGSIRVQVIQQQTGTFADFDGYAGEEPTDVTSDHDAWGVDVE encoded by the coding sequence ATGAGCAGCGACAGAATCGACGCCGAAAGCAAAGTGTCTGGAAACCAAGCGAATATCCCCGCCCGGATTCGGCGTGAACTCGAAATCGACGATGGTGACCAACTCCGCTGGCAGGTCGAAGACGACGGGAGCATCCGAGTGCAGGTCATCCAACAGCAGACAGGCACGTTCGCCGATTTCGACGGCTACGCTGGTGAGGAGCCGACTGATGTAACGAGCGATCACGACGCCTGGGGCGTCGACGTCGAATAA
- a CDS encoding Fic family protein encodes MAANHPFVDGNKRTALMSTRIFYALNGPALTTIGKSKRS; translated from the coding sequence ATTGCGGCGAATCATCCATTCGTCGATGGCAACAAGCGAACGGCGCTTATGTCGACCCGAATTTTTTACGCGTTGAATGGCCCCGCTTTGACTACAATCGGGAAATCAAAGAGATCCTGA
- the mntA gene encoding type VII toxin-antitoxin system MntA family adenylyltransferase antitoxin, translating to MKNELPGDAEINLEALESSLREHPVRFAILFGSHATGEAHPSSDIDIAVELSGVQPSDPAFNDAFLGLSADLSETLQTDEVDLVEVHTVSPELADSILSNGVILVGDERIASSRLRELAKKRSKSKSPRERLDTAISNINAHLDDDTDSQVPASGKLDSDQ from the coding sequence ATGAAAAACGAGCTACCGGGTGATGCCGAAATTAACCTCGAAGCGCTGGAGTCGTCACTCCGAGAGCATCCGGTCCGCTTCGCGATTCTGTTCGGGTCCCACGCGACCGGAGAGGCCCACCCCTCGAGCGATATCGATATCGCAGTCGAGCTTTCTGGAGTCCAACCCTCCGACCCAGCATTCAATGATGCCTTCCTGGGATTGAGTGCCGACTTGAGTGAGACACTGCAGACCGACGAGGTAGACCTCGTCGAGGTACACACTGTCTCGCCAGAACTCGCGGATTCGATCTTATCTAACGGAGTTATATTAGTCGGTGACGAACGCATCGCATCGAGCCGGTTGCGCGAGCTGGCGAAGAAGAGAAGTAAGTCTAAGTCTCCACGGGAACGCCTCGATACTGCAATTTCGAATATCAATGCACACCTCGACGACGACACCGACTCACAAGTCCCCGCTTCAGGTAAGCTGGACAGCGACCAATGA
- a CDS encoding Zn-binding domain-containing protein, with protein sequence MRAESFPPEIIDCVLNEIPDGSLIEPDNGSDFAHMGRQEYTLAGGLHGGEHGMIKMAQLELRLDNSDMGGLSTILHPEIRSPVWFIHDTVEGGVGFAHSIYENFEAVAQRTMERIEDCDCGRPVGCPACLMSSQCGNQNEPLHRQAAVSLLQAALEQVEK encoded by the coding sequence GTGCGAGCGGAGTCGTTTCCACCAGAAATCATCGACTGCGTCCTTAACGAGATCCCTGACGGTTCGCTGATTGAGCCTGACAACGGATCCGACTTCGCCCATATGGGGAGACAAGAGTACACCCTCGCTGGTGGGCTTCACGGTGGCGAACACGGGATGATCAAAATGGCCCAACTTGAACTTCGGCTAGACAATAGCGACATGGGCGGGCTCTCGACAATCTTGCATCCCGAAATTCGAAGTCCTGTGTGGTTCATCCACGATACGGTCGAAGGCGGCGTCGGGTTCGCGCACAGTATCTACGAGAACTTCGAAGCAGTCGCTCAGCGCACTATGGAGCGGATTGAGGACTGCGACTGTGGCCGACCTGTCGGTTGTCCAGCGTGCTTGATGAGCAGCCAATGTGGCAATCAGAACGAACCGCTGCATCGGCAGGCTGCTGTCAGTCTCTTACAAGCTGCTTTGGAGCAAGTGGAAAAGTGA
- the brxL gene encoding protease Lon-related BREX system protein BrxL — protein sequence MSTEDVDQKALDVFPGRVVRKDLVQDIKSGVNVPTYVLEYLIGQYCATDDEESLEEGLEKVKQILSKHYVRPDEAEYVKSEVRERGRYRVIDKVTVRLDEQQDAYIGSFVNLGLNDVEVNEHLVSKHPKLLGGGVWAIIDLEYLPDNANSPKSLFGIESFKPIQVSNLDLDQLKDRRREFTRDEWMDLLLQSVGYDPTAFSDREKLLFLTRCVPLVESNYNYVELGPRGTGKSYLYREISPHSILISGGKTTVAKLFLNLNTGRIGLVGRWDVVAFDEVGGLQFSDSEAVQMLKDYMESGSFSRGTEELTAQASMVYVGNIDLDVEGVLKSSHLFEPFPDDMQDLALIDRFHYYLPGWEVPKMRSEFFGDQFGFIVDYFAEFVRELRKESYGDAVNEEFAFGDHLNQRDERAVRKTVSGLLKLLHPHGDYTKEELREYLEFAMEGRRRVKEQLKRMGGMEYRAVEFSYLDLDTKEELYVPVPEEADEALIPPGTQQAGTVYTIGESEGRHAPFRIETQTLPGSGKTNISGTPGKKMKESFETACDYLQANMRELRRDETLDEYNINVQVLNPSDANEGGETSVGLLVGIVSGILDRPVRSQTVVLGAMSLMGELVSVSSLIDKLQLAADSGAKTVLLPAKNKEDLAKIPDELLEQLGLVFYTDPLDAASKAIDLE from the coding sequence ATGAGCACTGAGGACGTCGATCAGAAAGCTCTCGACGTCTTTCCCGGACGCGTCGTCCGGAAGGATCTCGTTCAAGATATCAAGTCGGGAGTGAACGTCCCCACCTATGTCTTGGAATATCTCATCGGACAATACTGCGCCACTGACGATGAGGAATCTCTTGAGGAGGGGCTCGAAAAAGTCAAGCAGATTCTGTCGAAGCACTACGTTCGTCCCGACGAGGCGGAGTACGTCAAAAGCGAAGTCCGCGAGCGAGGGCGATACCGTGTCATCGACAAAGTAACCGTCAGACTCGACGAGCAGCAAGACGCCTACATCGGCTCGTTCGTCAACCTCGGACTCAACGACGTCGAAGTCAACGAACATCTCGTCAGCAAACACCCGAAGCTTCTGGGTGGGGGTGTCTGGGCCATCATCGATCTGGAGTACCTTCCAGACAACGCGAACAGCCCCAAGAGCCTGTTCGGCATCGAGTCGTTCAAACCGATCCAGGTGTCGAACCTCGACCTCGACCAGTTGAAGGATCGTCGTCGAGAATTCACGCGCGACGAGTGGATGGATCTCCTCCTCCAGAGCGTCGGGTATGATCCCACGGCGTTCAGCGACCGCGAGAAACTCCTCTTCCTCACTCGGTGTGTCCCGCTCGTCGAGTCCAACTACAATTACGTCGAGCTGGGTCCCCGCGGAACGGGGAAGAGCTATCTGTACCGTGAAATCAGCCCTCACTCGATTCTGATCTCCGGTGGAAAAACCACCGTTGCGAAGCTCTTCCTGAACCTCAACACGGGACGAATCGGACTCGTTGGCCGTTGGGATGTCGTCGCATTCGACGAGGTCGGTGGGCTCCAGTTCAGCGACTCCGAAGCAGTCCAGATGCTCAAAGACTACATGGAGTCTGGGAGCTTCTCACGCGGAACTGAGGAGCTCACAGCCCAGGCCTCGATGGTTTATGTAGGAAACATCGACCTGGATGTCGAAGGCGTTCTCAAGAGTTCTCACCTGTTCGAGCCATTCCCGGATGATATGCAGGACCTCGCCCTCATCGACCGTTTCCACTACTACCTCCCCGGTTGGGAAGTACCGAAGATGCGCTCCGAGTTCTTCGGCGATCAGTTCGGGTTCATCGTGGATTACTTCGCCGAGTTCGTCCGCGAACTCCGCAAAGAATCCTATGGGGATGCGGTCAACGAGGAGTTCGCATTCGGAGACCACTTGAACCAACGAGACGAGAGAGCAGTCCGGAAGACGGTATCTGGCCTACTCAAATTACTCCACCCCCACGGAGACTACACGAAAGAAGAGCTCCGTGAATATCTCGAATTCGCTATGGAGGGACGCCGTCGTGTCAAAGAGCAATTGAAGCGAATGGGCGGAATGGAGTATCGGGCCGTCGAGTTTTCGTATTTGGACTTAGACACGAAAGAAGAACTCTACGTCCCAGTACCCGAAGAGGCTGATGAGGCCCTTATTCCGCCCGGCACACAGCAAGCGGGCACTGTCTACACTATCGGCGAAAGCGAAGGTCGTCACGCACCGTTCCGAATCGAAACTCAGACACTTCCCGGTTCTGGGAAGACGAACATCTCGGGGACGCCAGGGAAGAAGATGAAAGAGTCGTTCGAGACTGCGTGCGATTACCTCCAGGCGAATATGCGGGAACTCCGCCGTGATGAGACGCTGGATGAGTACAATATCAACGTTCAGGTCCTCAATCCATCAGATGCCAATGAAGGTGGAGAGACGAGTGTCGGTCTCCTCGTGGGCATTGTCTCTGGCATCCTCGACCGGCCCGTCCGCTCCCAAACCGTGGTATTGGGTGCGATGAGCCTGATGGGCGAATTGGTTTCGGTTAGCTCACTCATCGATAAACTGCAGCTGGCGGCCGACTCCGGAGCAAAAACGGTGTTGCTGCCGGCCAAGAATAAAGAAGATCTAGCGAAGATTCCTGACGAGCTACTTGAGCAGCTTGGACTCGTATTCTACACAGACCCACTGGACGCAGCCAGTAAAGCAATCGATCTCGAGTGA
- a CDS encoding SWIM zinc finger family protein, which translates to MHCTCPADEHYDDACKHRVAVAIRGPVLNAAVDATVATDGGSVVSKSDETGTKCDQECECDKLPDGVPCWPCYCDGEATFEPVDRSSHTP; encoded by the coding sequence ATCCACTGTACGTGTCCCGCCGACGAGCACTACGACGACGCGTGCAAGCACCGCGTGGCGGTCGCAATCCGTGGTCCTGTTCTCAACGCGGCTGTGGATGCGACGGTCGCGACAGACGGCGGGAGCGTGGTCAGCAAGTCAGATGAGACTGGAACGAAGTGTGACCAAGAGTGTGAGTGTGACAAACTCCCCGATGGAGTCCCGTGTTGGCCCTGCTACTGTGACGGAGAAGCGACGTTCGAGCCAGTCGACCGGTCGTCGCACACTCCCTGA
- a CDS encoding YihY/virulence factor BrkB family protein → MDKQSAVSHAKTVKTVFSEKNVTFLAGSIAYSAFVSLVPLVMFTLLAVSVFGAPDLQEQIIEVTTNSVSPSVGGVIEVMIEQEQDAGAGSTVSASLIGVLTLVWGAIKVFRGLDTAFSEIYETTTQESFVGQTKKGLLMLVTLTLGIIAMVGTTSIVALLSSIPFIGVLVPVLLFVGLVAAFFPMYYLFPDIDMEPRDVLPGTVVGAVGWVILQVLFQVYVSVSGGGGNLIASILLLVTWLYFGGVVLLLGAVVNAIAIDRPAGPVEASDTA, encoded by the coding sequence ATGGACAAGCAGTCGGCTGTCTCACACGCGAAAACGGTCAAGACTGTCTTCAGCGAAAAGAACGTGACTTTCCTCGCAGGGAGTATCGCCTACAGCGCGTTCGTTTCGCTCGTTCCGCTGGTTATGTTCACCCTCCTCGCTGTATCCGTATTCGGCGCTCCTGACCTGCAAGAACAGATCATCGAGGTCACCACAAACAGTGTCTCCCCGTCGGTCGGAGGCGTTATCGAGGTGATGATTGAACAAGAACAAGACGCTGGTGCCGGGTCGACCGTTAGTGCATCACTCATAGGGGTGCTCACGCTCGTTTGGGGGGCGATCAAGGTATTCCGTGGGCTCGATACAGCGTTTTCAGAGATCTATGAAACGACCACGCAGGAATCGTTCGTCGGTCAGACCAAGAAGGGACTGCTAATGCTTGTCACGCTTACGCTGGGGATCATCGCGATGGTCGGAACCACCAGCATCGTCGCGCTCCTCTCATCGATTCCTTTCATTGGGGTCCTGGTCCCGGTGCTACTTTTCGTTGGCCTCGTCGCCGCGTTCTTCCCGATGTACTACCTGTTTCCAGACATCGACATGGAGCCGCGGGATGTGCTTCCGGGGACAGTCGTTGGGGCCGTCGGCTGGGTGATTCTACAGGTTTTGTTCCAAGTGTACGTCTCGGTGAGCGGGGGCGGCGGTAATCTCATAGCGAGCATTCTGCTATTGGTCACCTGGCTGTACTTCGGCGGCGTTGTCCTGCTGCTGGGTGCCGTGGTCAACGCGATTGCTATTGACCGTCCTGCCGGGCCCGTCGAAGCGAGTGACACCGCCTAA
- the hepT gene encoding type VII toxin-antitoxin system HepT family RNase toxin, with product MRDEGFPQDKLNRILTAIETLETSLGVLAEKQSVSRDTYDQDSDTRDIVERRFVKMTEACIDIGEELVKHHQGEPPKSNPATMRELEDIGILPSTVAEEMAQAARFRNVLSHTYGDIIDNHVVYNALQDLERYRLFAEYVGTHLDSIGALDEADAE from the coding sequence ATGAGGGATGAAGGTTTTCCGCAGGACAAATTAAATCGAATCCTTACTGCGATTGAGACGCTCGAAACGAGTCTTGGTGTCCTCGCCGAAAAACAATCTGTAAGCCGTGACACCTACGACCAAGACTCTGACACGAGAGACATTGTTGAACGACGGTTCGTCAAGATGACTGAAGCCTGTATCGACATCGGAGAAGAGCTGGTTAAACATCACCAAGGAGAACCCCCCAAGAGTAATCCCGCAACGATGCGAGAGTTGGAAGACATCGGTATTCTCCCATCGACGGTTGCTGAAGAGATGGCACAGGCAGCCCGCTTCAGAAATGTGCTCTCTCATACCTATGGCGACATCATCGATAACCATGTGGTCTATAACGCGCTCCAGGACCTCGAACGGTACCGACTATTCGCCGAGTACGTCGGTACTCATCTCGATTCAATTGGCGCTCTCGACGAAGCAGACGCGGAGTAA
- a CDS encoding transcription initiation factor IIB family protein, which yields MATRDIYETGFDEDVRTESSANQCPECDGHVTTNAVETVCEHCDPVIDAQRIDHGSEWRAYDDEKCERTGGPLTAARHDRGLSTEIGRGTDAKGNEISWQKRRRLTRMRGEQTRGRWRSKAERNLAHGLGEVRRLASALELSDSVRDQPCQLFRSAQNEDLLRGRSIEAIAAASIYGACRCNGLSRLVDDVSEMARVAESRVTNAYKTLNEELGLPAEPVSPSMFVPRLASDLECPNEIRQQARALAEQAEKCGVTTGVHPAGFAAACLYKAGREEGRFLMQSEAAEAANISQSTVRTHRDTLQQLNGGQRVGPKSTTQKREASAESRG from the coding sequence ATGGCAACTAGAGACATTTACGAAACTGGCTTCGACGAAGACGTCCGAACGGAGTCGAGTGCGAACCAATGCCCCGAGTGCGACGGCCACGTCACCACGAACGCAGTCGAAACGGTCTGCGAACACTGTGACCCGGTCATCGATGCACAGCGCATCGATCACGGGTCGGAATGGCGGGCGTATGACGATGAGAAGTGCGAACGAACGGGCGGCCCACTCACTGCGGCCCGCCACGATCGCGGTCTGTCGACAGAGATCGGTCGCGGCACCGACGCGAAGGGGAACGAGATCTCCTGGCAGAAGCGGCGGAGACTCACACGGATGCGCGGTGAACAGACCCGTGGTCGCTGGCGGTCGAAAGCGGAACGGAATCTCGCACACGGGCTGGGCGAGGTGCGCCGGTTGGCAAGTGCGCTCGAACTATCCGACTCAGTCCGTGACCAACCGTGTCAGCTCTTCCGGAGCGCCCAGAACGAAGATTTGCTTCGTGGCAGGTCCATCGAGGCCATCGCCGCTGCCAGCATCTACGGGGCCTGTCGGTGTAACGGTCTTTCGCGGTTAGTGGACGACGTGAGCGAGATGGCCCGCGTGGCGGAGTCACGGGTCACGAACGCGTACAAAACGCTGAACGAAGAGCTGGGCCTCCCCGCTGAGCCCGTCTCCCCCAGTATGTTCGTGCCGCGCCTCGCGTCGGACCTCGAGTGTCCGAACGAGATCCGACAGCAGGCCCGAGCCCTCGCAGAACAGGCCGAGAAGTGCGGCGTGACGACGGGCGTCCATCCGGCCGGGTTCGCAGCGGCCTGTCTCTACAAGGCCGGTCGCGAAGAGGGCCGATTTCTGATGCAATCCGAAGCTGCAGAAGCCGCCAACATCTCACAATCAACGGTTCGGACCCATCGAGACACATTACAACAGCTGAACGGTGGACAAAGAGTGGGCCCAAAGAGCACTACACAGAAACGAGAGGCATCTGCAGAAAGCAGAGGTTAG
- a CDS encoding PIN domain-containing protein, with translation MPRALIDTTVLFAAAYRRDSSHDAALPMLQGIDKGTLPEAVVLDYVLAETLNGLTTHAGHDAAVDLLDRIEENARFHIDSLTTDALATGKALFRQHEPLSFVDACIVAYMQTEGLGYLYAFDDDFDAVEDVYRLDTATNPYDPN, from the coding sequence ATGCCCCGTGCACTCATCGATACAACAGTCCTCTTTGCTGCCGCATACCGACGAGATAGTTCACACGATGCCGCGCTTCCCATGCTCCAGGGCATCGACAAAGGAACGCTCCCGGAGGCAGTCGTCCTCGACTACGTGCTCGCGGAAACACTCAACGGCCTCACGACTCACGCCGGCCACGACGCCGCTGTCGATCTTCTCGATCGCATCGAAGAAAACGCCCGCTTCCACATCGACTCACTCACCACCGACGCCCTCGCGACAGGGAAGGCCCTCTTTCGACAACACGAACCGCTTTCCTTCGTCGACGCCTGCATTGTCGCGTATATGCAAACAGAGGGGCTCGGCTACCTGTATGCGTTTGACGACGATTTTGACGCTGTCGAGGATGTCTATCGGCTCGATACAGCAACGAATCCCTACGACCCAAACTGA
- a CDS encoding Cdc6/Cdc18 family protein yields the protein MDSSPYSTTSEIFAVGGEDYLKEGHTPTTLPERREEILKLRRSLKPAARGAGAENTFLSGKAGQGKTAAAKVELAELEAFAEAQNLALTTVFFSCEGISSSYTLACGLCEELGGENPNGHPMQKVLDHLWDAMNAIGGTIIIVLDEIDNLGTDDKILYSLPRARDKDYVNDDVYPSIIGISNDLQWRDNLDPAAKDSLYDDSIFFAPYDANELRDILSRRASKAFRDTSLIYETQEGEEFEISIDLDDDDGSLAKAFEEMDVDRTDCTLLRINSEVLSDEVIPLCAAYAAQDKGSARQAIKYLRKAAAIAESEDDGRVDEGHVRTAQGEAERELIIEGMEQLTTQGHLALAAVTILELAEHSEIRTRDVYDVYRSLSDHIDADRLAQRRMRDHLIELDMLSIIRARKSASGSVGGEAYTFELRVEPSTAIEVLEAVSRFDAVDFNELAKNWLNDQQTLR from the coding sequence ATGGATTCGTCCCCGTATTCGACGACCTCCGAGATCTTTGCGGTCGGCGGCGAGGACTACCTCAAAGAGGGCCACACCCCGACGACGCTGCCGGAGAGACGAGAAGAGATCTTGAAGCTTCGGCGCTCATTGAAGCCAGCAGCCCGTGGTGCTGGCGCCGAGAACACGTTTCTCTCGGGGAAGGCTGGTCAGGGGAAGACGGCGGCCGCAAAGGTGGAGCTGGCGGAACTGGAGGCGTTTGCCGAAGCCCAGAACTTAGCTCTGACAACGGTGTTCTTCTCCTGTGAGGGAATCTCATCAAGTTACACGCTCGCGTGTGGGCTCTGTGAGGAACTTGGGGGCGAGAACCCCAATGGACATCCGATGCAGAAGGTGCTCGACCACCTCTGGGACGCGATGAACGCGATCGGTGGGACCATCATCATCGTCCTTGACGAAATCGACAATCTCGGAACGGACGATAAGATTCTCTACTCGCTCCCTCGAGCACGTGATAAGGACTACGTCAATGACGACGTCTATCCATCGATTATCGGTATCAGCAACGATCTTCAGTGGCGTGATAACCTCGACCCGGCCGCGAAGGACAGCCTCTACGACGACTCGATTTTCTTTGCGCCCTATGATGCGAACGAACTCCGCGACATCCTCTCCCGCCGTGCGAGCAAGGCGTTCCGTGACACATCGCTCATCTATGAAACACAGGAGGGCGAGGAGTTCGAGATCAGCATCGACCTGGATGATGACGATGGTTCGCTTGCCAAAGCCTTCGAGGAAATGGACGTCGATCGTACCGATTGTACGCTTCTCCGTATCAATTCGGAAGTCCTGTCCGATGAGGTTATTCCACTCTGTGCCGCGTACGCTGCACAGGACAAAGGGAGCGCCAGGCAGGCGATTAAGTACCTTCGAAAAGCAGCCGCAATCGCGGAATCCGAGGATGATGGGCGTGTCGACGAGGGACACGTCCGAACCGCTCAGGGCGAAGCTGAGCGAGAGCTCATCATCGAGGGGATGGAACAGCTCACGACCCAGGGCCACCTTGCGCTCGCCGCGGTGACAATTCTGGAACTCGCAGAGCACTCTGAGATTCGGACTCGTGATGTCTATGATGTCTATAGGTCTCTTTCAGACCACATTGACGCCGATCGCCTGGCTCAACGCCGGATGCGTGACCATCTAATCGAACTCGACATGCTGAGTATCATTCGTGCGCGAAAATCAGCCTCCGGATCTGTCGGCGGCGAGGCCTACACGTTTGAGCTCCGCGTTGAACCGTCGACGGCCATCGAGGTACTCGAGGCTGTCTCCCGATTCGACGCGGTCGACTTCAATGAACTCGCGAAGAACTGGCTGAACGACCAGCAGACGCTGAGGTAG
- a CDS encoding transcription initiation factor IIB produces the protein MPVSDIYPTTFDEDVPTETTTNHCPECDGRVTPSGDESVCEDCGLVVDERRLDRGPEWGGYDEDERRRTGGVRTVARHDRGLSTTIGHGTDSRGNQLSRRKRRQLARMRREHSRGQYESKADRNLMHGFTEIRRIVGALSLGNSLRDQACSLFRTAQSESLLRGRSIEGIAAACVYAAIRCNGLPRTVDEVATLAKVCQPRVKACYKSLNSELGLPAKPITPREFVPQIASELGVPDRLRNEARAFASQAQEAGVTVGVQPSGFAAACLYKAGEGTMLGQADVAAVAGCSTATVRNHWQTLNEVVD, from the coding sequence ATGCCTGTTAGTGACATCTATCCGACGACGTTCGACGAGGACGTACCGACCGAGACGACCACCAACCACTGCCCGGAGTGCGATGGACGCGTCACGCCGAGCGGAGACGAGTCGGTCTGTGAGGACTGCGGCCTGGTCGTCGACGAACGGCGACTCGACCGTGGGCCCGAGTGGGGCGGCTACGACGAGGACGAGCGAAGGCGCACTGGCGGAGTTCGCACGGTCGCCAGACACGACCGGGGCCTCTCGACCACGATCGGGCATGGAACCGACTCTCGAGGCAACCAGCTCTCCAGACGGAAACGCCGACAGCTCGCGCGGATGCGGCGCGAACACTCCCGTGGGCAGTACGAGTCCAAAGCCGACCGGAACCTCATGCACGGCTTCACCGAAATCCGGCGCATCGTTGGCGCGCTCAGCCTCGGGAACTCGCTCCGTGATCAGGCCTGTTCCCTGTTCCGGACGGCTCAGTCCGAGTCCCTGCTTCGAGGCAGATCCATCGAAGGCATCGCAGCGGCCTGTGTCTACGCGGCCATCCGGTGTAACGGCCTTCCCCGAACCGTCGACGAGGTCGCGACGCTGGCGAAGGTGTGTCAGCCCCGGGTGAAGGCCTGCTACAAGTCGCTCAATTCGGAGCTCGGATTGCCCGCGAAGCCGATTACACCTCGCGAGTTCGTTCCGCAGATCGCCTCAGAGCTCGGTGTCCCTGACCGGCTTCGTAACGAGGCACGGGCGTTCGCCAGTCAGGCACAGGAAGCAGGAGTGACGGTCGGTGTCCAGCCCTCCGGCTTTGCAGCTGCCTGCCTCTACAAAGCCGGCGAAGGTACGATGCTGGGACAGGCAGACGTGGCTGCTGTTGCGGGCTGTTCGACGGCCACGGTACGCAACCACTGGCAGACGCTCAACGAGGTCGTCGACTGA